A DNA window from Pseudomonas sp. GD03919 contains the following coding sequences:
- a CDS encoding TRAP transporter substrate-binding protein, whose translation MFNPVRALAACALALASFGAATALADEPILIKFSHVVADTTPKGQGALLFQQLVEERLAGKVKVEVYPNSSLYGDANELEALRNNEVQLLAPSLAKFEQYTKQLQVFDLPFLFDDIEAVNRFQKRSKGRQLLRSMEDHNIVGLAYWHNGMKQLSATRALHTPGDANGLSFRIQPSAVLEAQFAQVGASTQKLPFAEVFKALQSGQVQGAENPWSNIYSQKLHEVQPFISETNHGVLDYMLVSNSRFWYGIPHQMRVELEAIIDEVTYTVNKQAEAANQADRQRIIDSGRSQLITLSSEEREAWRDAMRPVWQQFESVIGSDVIKAAQTVNRKQRN comes from the coding sequence ATGTTCAATCCAGTCCGCGCCCTGGCCGCCTGCGCCTTGGCGTTAGCCTCTTTCGGTGCCGCCACGGCACTGGCCGATGAACCTATCCTGATCAAGTTTTCCCATGTTGTCGCCGACACCACCCCGAAGGGTCAGGGCGCGCTGCTGTTCCAGCAACTGGTCGAAGAGCGCCTGGCCGGCAAGGTCAAGGTCGAGGTCTACCCGAACTCCAGTCTCTACGGCGATGCCAATGAGCTCGAAGCGCTGCGCAACAACGAGGTGCAGTTGCTGGCGCCCTCGCTGGCCAAATTCGAGCAGTACACAAAGCAGTTACAGGTGTTCGACCTGCCCTTCCTGTTCGATGACATCGAGGCCGTCAACCGTTTCCAGAAGCGTTCCAAGGGCCGCCAATTGCTGCGCTCGATGGAGGATCACAACATCGTCGGCCTGGCTTATTGGCACAACGGCATGAAGCAGTTGTCGGCGACCCGTGCGCTGCATACACCCGGTGACGCCAATGGCTTGAGCTTCCGCATCCAGCCATCGGCGGTACTGGAAGCGCAATTCGCCCAGGTTGGCGCCAGCACCCAAAAACTGCCGTTCGCAGAAGTGTTCAAGGCACTGCAGAGCGGCCAGGTGCAAGGCGCGGAAAACCCCTGGTCGAACATCTACAGCCAGAAACTGCACGAGGTGCAGCCCTTCATCAGCGAAACCAACCATGGCGTGCTGGACTACATGCTGGTGAGCAACTCACGCTTCTGGTACGGCATCCCGCATCAGATGCGCGTGGAGCTGGAAGCCATCATCGATGAAGTCACCTATACGGTAAACAAGCAGGCCGAAGCCGCCAACCAGGCCGACCGCCAGCGCATCATCGACTCGGGCCGCAGCCAATTGATCACCCTTAGCAGCGAAGAGCGCGAAGCCTGGCGTGACGCCATGCGTCCGGTGTGGCAGCAATTCGAATCGGTGATCGGCAGTGACGTGATCAAGGCCGCACAAACCGTCAATCGCAAGCAGCGCAATTGA
- a CDS encoding efflux transporter outer membrane subunit has product MNRTPFARTLVSLLLAGVLGGCALGPDYQRPELAAPAQFKQVEGWKAAAPADVLERGNWWALYDDAELDALVERLHVSNQNLAAAEAQYRQARALVRGARASFYPTLSGSAGVTRAGQGGGDSTIRTADGVTVSGSGTSSISKSYDLSLNAAWELDLWGKLRRGLEASRADFEASAADLAAVRLSLQSELVQNYLQLRILDEQKRLLDATVAAYARSLRLTENQYRAGIVPKSDVTQATTQLKSTQAQAIDLEWQRAQLEHAIAVLVGVSPAELSIAPRESLPALPEVPVALPSQLLERRPDVAAAERRVMAANAQIGVAEAAWFPDLTISASGGYRGSSFADWIEVPNRFWSLGPQLALSLFDGGARRAELERSEAAYDQTVAQYRQAVLDSFREVEDYLVQLRVLEQESGVQQEALDAARESLRLIENQYRAGTVDFNSVVNVQATALNNERTNLTLLGSRLTASVQLIAALGGGWQVEQLLQSEPQRAPE; this is encoded by the coding sequence ATGAATCGAACTCCTTTCGCCCGAACTCTTGTTTCCTTGCTGCTGGCCGGCGTGCTGGGCGGCTGCGCCCTAGGGCCTGACTATCAGCGCCCCGAACTGGCGGCACCTGCGCAGTTCAAGCAGGTCGAGGGCTGGAAAGCCGCCGCGCCAGCTGACGTTCTGGAGCGTGGCAACTGGTGGGCGCTATATGACGACGCCGAGCTCGACGCGCTGGTCGAGCGTCTGCATGTTTCCAACCAGAACCTGGCCGCTGCCGAGGCCCAGTATCGCCAGGCGCGCGCGCTGGTGCGCGGCGCGCGCGCCAGCTTCTACCCGACGCTGTCCGGCAGCGCCGGGGTGACCCGGGCCGGGCAGGGCGGTGGTGACAGTACCATCCGTACCGCCGATGGCGTCACCGTCAGCGGTTCGGGTACCTCGAGCATTTCCAAGAGTTACGACCTTAGCCTGAATGCGGCCTGGGAGCTGGATCTCTGGGGCAAGCTGCGTCGCGGCCTGGAAGCCAGCCGTGCCGATTTCGAGGCCAGCGCCGCCGACCTGGCTGCGGTGCGCCTGAGCCTGCAGAGCGAGCTGGTGCAGAACTACCTGCAGCTGCGCATCCTCGATGAACAGAAGCGTCTGCTCGACGCGACAGTGGCCGCTTACGCGCGCTCGCTGCGCCTGACCGAGAACCAGTATCGAGCCGGCATCGTGCCCAAGTCCGACGTGACCCAGGCCACCACTCAGCTCAAGAGCACCCAGGCGCAGGCAATTGATCTCGAGTGGCAGCGCGCGCAGCTCGAACATGCCATTGCCGTGCTGGTCGGCGTCAGTCCGGCCGAGCTGTCCATCGCACCGCGCGAGAGCCTGCCAGCGTTGCCCGAGGTACCCGTGGCGTTGCCGTCGCAACTTCTCGAACGTCGCCCTGACGTCGCCGCGGCCGAGCGCCGGGTGATGGCAGCCAATGCGCAGATCGGCGTAGCGGAGGCGGCCTGGTTCCCGGATCTGACCATATCGGCCAGCGGCGGTTACCGCGGCAGCAGCTTCGCCGACTGGATCGAAGTACCCAACCGCTTCTGGTCGCTGGGGCCGCAATTGGCGCTGAGCCTGTTCGATGGTGGTGCGCGGCGTGCAGAGCTGGAGCGCAGCGAGGCCGCTTATGACCAGACGGTGGCGCAATACCGCCAGGCCGTGCTGGACAGCTTCCGCGAAGTAGAGGATTACCTGGTGCAGTTGCGTGTGCTGGAGCAGGAGAGTGGGGTGCAACAGGAAGCGCTTGATGCGGCGCGCGAGTCGTTACGCCTGATCGAAAACCAGTACCGCGCCGGCACTGTCGACTTCAACAGCGTGGTCAACGTACAGGCCACGGCGCTGAACAACGAGCGCACCAATCTTACGTTGCTGGGCAGCCGTCTGACTGCCAGCGTGCAGCTCATCGCCGCGTTAGGTGGCGGCTGGCAAGTGGAGCAATTGCTTCAGTCAGAGCCGCAGCGGGCTCCAGAGTGA
- a CDS encoding multidrug efflux RND transporter permease subunit, with translation MNLSAPFIRRPVATLLLSLAIMLLGGVSFGLLPVAPLPQMDFPTITVQASLPGASPQIMASTVATPLERSLGTIAGISQMNSRSSQGSTRIMIQFDLDKDINTAAREVQAAINAARELLPSGMRSKPSYRKINPSQAPIMVISLTSDTLSKGQLYDVASTILAQKLSQVGGVGEVQVGGSSLPAVRVSLEPRLLDQYGIALDEVRQTIAASNALRPKGAVEDEQRRWQVQASDQLAKAADYLPMIIRYQDGAAVRLGDVATVTDGVEDRYNSGFYNDREAVLLVINRQSGANILQTIADIRAELPALREVIPASVELEVAMDRSPVIRATLHEAEQTLLIAVGLVILVVLAFLGRWRAALIPALAVPVSLIGSFAAMYLLGFSLNNLSLMALIIATGLVVDDAIVVLENIARHIHNGEKPMAAAFKGTREVGFTLLSMNLSLVAVFISILFMGGIVERLFREFSITLAVAVVISLLVSLTLTPMLCARWLKAEDEQSRSRLQQWGDHLQTRVLAVYGRSLDWALRHSLLMVISLLATIALNVYLFVSIPKTFMPQQDTGQLIGFIRGDDGLSFQVMQPKMEIFRKAVLADPAVDSVAGFIGGAGGINNAFMIVRLKPISERKVSSQQVINRLRASVPKVPGGRMFLMPDQDLQIGGREGRSSENEYMLLSGDLDALREWLPRVREALRALPELTDIDARENSGAQQIRLVVDREAAQRLGVEMSMITAVLNNAFSQRQVSTIYQALNQYSVVMEINPRYAQHPEALDQIQLITADGARVPLSTFAHWERSLEEDRVNHQGQFAAENIGFSLAEGVSLDQASRAIDNAVARVGLPTEVQGMLGGTGAAFQQTQGNQPLMILLALVVVYIVLGVLYESYVHPLTILSTLPSAGVGALLALQLVGMEFSLISLLGLFLLIGIVKKNAILMVDLALQLERGERLSPHESIRQACLLRFRPIMMTTLAAILGALPLVLGSAEGSEMRQPLGITIVGGLVLSQVLTLYTTPVVYLYFDRLRHRVNRWRGVRTDASLENPL, from the coding sequence GTGAATCTCTCCGCCCCCTTTATCCGGCGCCCGGTGGCGACCCTGCTGCTGAGCCTGGCGATCATGCTGCTTGGCGGCGTCAGCTTCGGCCTGTTGCCGGTGGCGCCATTGCCGCAGATGGATTTTCCCACCATCACCGTGCAGGCCAGCCTGCCGGGGGCCAGTCCGCAGATCATGGCTTCCACCGTGGCCACGCCGCTGGAGCGCTCGCTCGGTACCATCGCCGGTATCAGCCAGATGAACAGCCGCAGCAGCCAGGGCAGCACGCGGATCATGATCCAGTTCGACCTGGACAAGGACATCAACACCGCCGCGCGCGAGGTGCAGGCGGCGATCAATGCGGCGCGCGAACTGCTGCCCAGTGGCATGCGCAGCAAGCCCAGCTACCGCAAGATCAATCCGTCGCAGGCGCCGATCATGGTCATATCACTGACCAGCGATACCCTGAGCAAGGGCCAGCTGTACGACGTGGCCTCGACCATCCTGGCGCAGAAGCTGTCGCAGGTCGGCGGCGTCGGCGAGGTGCAGGTCGGCGGCAGCTCCTTGCCGGCGGTGCGCGTATCGCTGGAGCCGCGCCTGCTCGACCAGTACGGCATTGCCCTGGACGAAGTGCGCCAGACCATCGCCGCGAGCAACGCCCTGCGCCCCAAGGGGGCGGTGGAGGACGAGCAGCGCCGCTGGCAGGTGCAGGCCAGTGATCAGTTGGCCAAGGCCGCCGACTACCTGCCGATGATCATCCGCTACCAGGACGGCGCCGCCGTGCGCCTGGGTGACGTGGCCACCGTCACCGATGGCGTCGAGGACCGCTACAACAGCGGTTTCTACAACGACAGGGAAGCGGTGCTGCTGGTGATCAATCGGCAGAGCGGGGCGAACATCCTGCAGACCATCGCCGACATCCGCGCCGAGCTGCCGGCGCTGCGCGAGGTAATTCCAGCCAGCGTCGAGCTGGAGGTGGCGATGGATCGCTCGCCAGTGATCCGCGCCACCCTGCACGAGGCCGAGCAAACGCTGCTGATCGCCGTGGGCCTGGTGATCCTGGTGGTGCTGGCCTTCCTCGGGCGCTGGCGCGCAGCGCTGATACCCGCGCTGGCGGTGCCGGTGTCGCTGATCGGCAGTTTCGCCGCCATGTACCTGCTGGGGTTCTCGCTGAACAACCTGTCGCTGATGGCGCTGATCATCGCCACCGGGCTGGTGGTGGACGATGCCATCGTGGTGCTGGAAAACATCGCCCGGCACATCCATAACGGCGAAAAGCCGATGGCGGCGGCGTTCAAAGGCACCCGCGAGGTGGGCTTCACCCTGCTGTCGATGAACCTGTCGCTGGTGGCGGTGTTCATCTCCATCCTGTTCATGGGCGGCATCGTCGAGCGGCTGTTTCGCGAATTTTCCATCACCCTGGCGGTGGCGGTGGTGATTTCCCTGCTGGTGTCGCTGACCTTGACGCCGATGCTCTGCGCACGCTGGCTCAAGGCCGAAGACGAGCAGTCGCGCAGCCGCCTGCAGCAATGGGGCGACCACCTGCAGACGCGGGTGCTGGCCGTGTACGGGCGTTCGCTGGACTGGGCGCTGCGCCATTCGTTGCTGATGGTCATCAGCCTGCTGGCGACCATCGCGCTGAACGTCTATCTGTTCGTCAGCATTCCCAAGACCTTCATGCCGCAGCAGGATACCGGCCAGCTGATCGGCTTCATTCGCGGTGATGACGGCCTGTCGTTCCAGGTCATGCAGCCGAAGATGGAGATTTTCCGCAAGGCGGTGCTGGCCGATCCGGCGGTGGACAGCGTGGCTGGCTTCATCGGCGGTGCCGGCGGCATCAACAACGCCTTCATGATCGTGCGCCTGAAACCGATCAGCGAGCGCAAGGTGTCTTCGCAGCAGGTGATCAACCGCCTGCGGGCCAGCGTGCCGAAGGTGCCGGGTGGGCGCATGTTCCTCATGCCTGATCAGGATCTGCAGATCGGCGGCCGTGAAGGCCGTAGTTCGGAAAACGAGTACATGCTGCTCTCCGGCGATCTCGATGCACTGCGCGAATGGCTGCCGAGGGTGCGCGAGGCGCTGCGCGCCTTGCCCGAGCTCACCGATATCGACGCCCGCGAGAACAGCGGCGCGCAGCAAATCCGTCTGGTGGTGGACCGCGAGGCCGCGCAGCGTCTGGGCGTTGAAATGAGCATGATCACCGCGGTGCTCAACAATGCCTTCAGTCAGCGTCAGGTGTCGACCATCTACCAGGCGCTGAATCAGTACAGCGTGGTGATGGAGATCAACCCACGCTATGCACAGCATCCCGAGGCGCTGGATCAGATTCAGCTGATCACCGCCGATGGTGCGCGTGTGCCGCTGTCGACCTTCGCCCATTGGGAGCGCAGCCTGGAGGAAGATCGAGTCAACCATCAGGGCCAGTTCGCCGCCGAGAATATCGGTTTCTCCCTGGCCGAAGGTGTCAGCCTCGATCAGGCCAGTCGCGCCATCGACAACGCCGTGGCACGGGTCGGTCTGCCCACCGAGGTGCAGGGCATGCTCGGCGGCACCGGAGCCGCCTTCCAGCAGACCCAGGGCAATCAGCCGCTGATGATCCTGCTGGCGCTGGTGGTGGTGTACATCGTGCTGGGCGTGCTCTACGAGAGCTACGTGCATCCGCTGACCATCCTCTCGACCTTGCCGTCGGCCGGAGTTGGCGCCTTGCTCGCACTGCAACTGGTGGGCATGGAGTTCAGCCTGATCTCGCTGCTGGGCCTGTTCCTGCTGATCGGTATCGTCAAGAAGAACGCCATTCTGATGGTCGACCTGGCCCTGCAACTGGAGCGCGGCGAGCGCCTGAGCCCGCACGAATCCATCCGCCAGGCCTGTCTGCTGCGTTTCCGCCCGATCATGATGACCACCCTGGCCGCTATCCTGGGCGCCTTGCCGCTGGTGCTGGGCAGCGCCGAAGGTTCGGAAATGCGCCAGCCGCTGGGCATCACCATCGTCGGTGGCCTGGTGCTGAGCCAGGTGCTGACGCTCTACACCACTCCGGTGGTCTATCTCTACTTCGACCGCCTGCGCCACCGCGTCAATCGCTGGCGCGGCGTGCGCACCGATGCTTCGTTGGAAAATCCGTTATGA
- a CDS encoding MdtB/MuxB family multidrug efflux RND transporter permease subunit gives MNISRPFILRPVATTLLMVAIFLSGVIAYRLLPVSALPEVDYPTIRVLTLYPGASPDVMTSAVTAPLERQFGQMAGLKQMSSTSSGGASVITLRFNLDVSLAVAEQEVQAAINAASNLLPADLPAPPVYNKVNPADTPVLTLAVSSKTLPLPQVNDLVDTRLAQKLAQTSGVGLVTLAGGQRPAVRIRVNPEALASYGLSLADVRSLITASNVNQPKGNFDGPTRVSQLDANDQLKSVDEYRELILSYQNGAALRLKDVAEIIDGAENERLAAWANRNQAVLVNVQRQPGANVIDVVDRIQTLLPHLTEGLPASVEVKVLTDRTQTIRAAVRDVQHELLLAIALVVMVTFLFLRKLSATIIPSIVVPLSLIGTFGVMYLAGFTINNLTLMALTIATGFVVDDAIVMLENIARHLEEGETPLNAALKGARQISFTLVSLTLSLIAVLIPLLFMADVVGRLFREFAITLAVAILISLVVSLTLTPMMCARLLKAEKPEQEGGFYRVAGGAIDAMIERYGVWLQWVLRHQPLTLLVAVATLGLTVLLYMAVPKGFFPVQDTGVIQGISEAPQSISFSAMSERQQRLADVILRDPAVASLSSSIGVDGDNPTLNSGRLLINLKTHAERDVTASEVIERLRPELAKIPGIELYMQPVQDLTIEDRISRTQFQFTLESPDSALLETWTPRLVEALREQPELTDVASDLQNRGLQVYLDIDRDAAARLGINVGSIDDALYDAFGQRQISTIYTQASQYRVVLESRDGGRIGLAALRQIHVATGDGQQVPLSSLARVEERPASLLINHIGQFPAVTLSFNLAPGVSLGEAVEVIERVEQEIGLPGGINTQFQGAAEAFRASLSSTLLLILAAIVTMYIVLGVLYESYIHPITILSTLPSAGVGALLALLLTGNDLGLIAIIGIILLIGIVKKNAIMMIDFALEAERNQGMVPEAAIYQAALLRFRPILMTTLAALFGAIPLMLASGSGAELRQPLGLVMVGGLLVSQVLTLFTTPVIYLYFDRLSRRVSGRSAAGVAV, from the coding sequence ATGAATATTTCCCGCCCCTTCATTCTGCGGCCGGTTGCCACCACGCTGTTGATGGTGGCGATCTTTCTCAGCGGTGTGATCGCCTATCGTCTGCTGCCGGTGTCGGCGCTGCCGGAGGTGGATTATCCGACCATCCGCGTGCTGACTTTGTATCCAGGCGCCAGCCCGGATGTGATGACCAGCGCCGTGACCGCGCCGCTGGAGCGCCAGTTCGGGCAGATGGCCGGGCTCAAGCAGATGTCCTCGACCAGTTCTGGCGGCGCCTCGGTGATCACTCTGCGCTTCAATCTCGATGTCTCGCTGGCGGTGGCTGAGCAGGAGGTGCAGGCGGCGATCAACGCAGCGAGCAACCTGCTACCCGCTGATTTGCCGGCGCCGCCGGTGTACAACAAGGTCAACCCGGCCGATACGCCGGTGCTGACCCTGGCGGTGAGCTCAAAGACGCTGCCGCTGCCGCAGGTCAACGACCTGGTCGATACCCGTCTGGCGCAGAAGCTCGCGCAAACCAGCGGTGTCGGTCTGGTGACCCTGGCCGGTGGGCAACGACCGGCGGTGCGTATTCGCGTCAACCCGGAGGCGCTGGCGTCCTACGGTCTGAGCCTGGCCGACGTGCGCAGTCTGATCACGGCGAGCAACGTCAACCAGCCCAAGGGCAATTTCGACGGGCCGACCCGTGTCTCGCAGCTCGACGCCAACGACCAGCTGAAGTCGGTCGATGAATACCGCGAGCTGATCCTCAGCTATCAGAACGGCGCTGCGCTGCGCCTGAAGGATGTCGCCGAGATCATCGATGGTGCCGAGAACGAGCGCCTGGCGGCCTGGGCCAACCGCAACCAGGCGGTGCTGGTCAACGTGCAGCGCCAGCCGGGCGCCAACGTCATCGATGTGGTCGACCGCATCCAGACCCTGCTGCCGCACCTGACCGAAGGCCTGCCGGCCAGCGTCGAGGTCAAGGTGCTCACCGACCGCACGCAGACCATCCGCGCTGCAGTGCGCGACGTACAGCACGAACTGCTGCTGGCCATCGCCCTGGTGGTGATGGTGACCTTCCTGTTCCTGCGCAAGCTGTCGGCGACCATCATCCCGTCCATCGTCGTGCCACTGTCGCTGATTGGCACCTTCGGCGTGATGTACCTGGCCGGTTTCACCATCAACAACCTGACGCTGATGGCGCTGACCATTGCCACCGGCTTCGTGGTCGACGACGCCATCGTCATGCTGGAGAACATCGCGCGCCATCTGGAGGAGGGCGAGACGCCGCTCAACGCAGCGCTCAAGGGCGCCCGGCAGATCAGCTTCACTCTGGTGTCGCTGACCCTGTCGCTGATCGCCGTACTGATTCCGCTATTGTTCATGGCCGATGTGGTAGGGCGGCTGTTCCGCGAGTTCGCCATCACCCTGGCGGTGGCCATCCTGATTTCCCTGGTGGTGTCGCTGACCCTCACGCCGATGATGTGCGCGCGCTTGCTTAAGGCCGAGAAACCCGAGCAGGAAGGGGGCTTCTATCGCGTCGCCGGTGGCGCCATCGACGCCATGATCGAGCGCTATGGCGTGTGGCTGCAGTGGGTGCTCAGGCATCAGCCGCTTACCCTGCTGGTGGCCGTGGCCACCCTGGGCCTGACCGTGCTGTTGTATATGGCCGTGCCCAAGGGCTTCTTCCCGGTGCAGGACACCGGGGTGATCCAGGGCATTTCCGAGGCACCGCAGTCGATTTCCTTCAGCGCTATGAGCGAGCGTCAGCAACGGCTGGCCGATGTAATCCTGCGTGATCCGGCGGTGGCCAGCCTGTCCTCGTCGATTGGCGTGGATGGCGACAATCCGACCCTCAACAGCGGCCGCCTGCTGATCAACCTCAAGACGCACGCCGAACGCGACGTCACCGCCAGTGAGGTGATCGAGCGTCTGCGGCCGGAGCTGGCGAAAATTCCCGGTATCGAGCTGTACATGCAGCCGGTGCAGGACCTGACCATCGAGGATCGCATCAGCCGCACGCAGTTCCAGTTCACCCTGGAATCGCCCGACAGCGCCTTGCTGGAAACCTGGACGCCTCGCCTGGTCGAGGCGCTGCGCGAGCAACCCGAGCTGACCGATGTGGCCAGCGATTTGCAGAACCGCGGCCTGCAGGTGTACCTGGACATCGACCGCGACGCTGCGGCGCGGCTAGGCATCAACGTCGGCAGCATCGACGATGCCTTGTACGACGCCTTCGGCCAGCGCCAGATCAGCACCATCTACACCCAGGCCAGCCAGTACCGCGTGGTGCTGGAAAGCCGCGATGGCGGGCGTATCGGCCTGGCCGCGCTGCGCCAGATCCATGTCGCCACCGGTGATGGCCAACAGGTGCCGCTGTCTTCCCTGGCACGCGTCGAGGAGCGTCCGGCCAGCCTGTTGATCAACCATATCGGCCAGTTTCCGGCGGTGACCCTGTCGTTCAACCTGGCGCCCGGCGTGTCGCTGGGCGAGGCGGTCGAAGTCATCGAGCGGGTCGAGCAGGAAATTGGCCTGCCCGGTGGCATCAACACCCAGTTCCAGGGCGCTGCCGAGGCGTTCCGTGCATCGTTGTCGTCGACCTTGCTGCTGATCCTGGCGGCCATCGTCACCATGTACATCGTGCTCGGCGTGCTCTACGAGAGCTATATCCACCCGATCACCATTCTCTCCACGCTGCCGTCGGCGGGAGTCGGTGCACTGCTGGCGCTGCTGCTGACGGGTAACGACCTGGGCCTGATCGCCATCATCGGCATCATCCTGCTGATCGGTATCGTCAAGAAGAACGCGATCATGATGATCGACTTCGCCCTGGAGGCCGAGCGCAACCAGGGCATGGTGCCGGAGGCGGCGATCTACCAGGCTGCGCTGCTGCGTTTCCGCCCCATCCTGATGACCACCCTGGCGGCGCTGTTCGGCGCCATCCCGCTGATGCTGGCCTCGGGCTCCGGCGCCGAGCTGCGCCAGCCGCTGGGCCTGGTGATGGTCGGCGGCCTGCTGGTCAGCCAGGTGCTGACGCTGTTCACCACGCCGGTGATCTACCTCTACTTCGATCGCCTGTCGCGCCGCGTCAGCGGGCGCAGTGCGGCGGGAGTGGCGGTATGA
- a CDS encoding MdtA/MuxA family multidrug efflux RND transporter periplasmic adaptor subunit — translation MSNASSPASNTSRQWLIGLTLLAVLILLLWWFWPSKPQSQQMGRGRFGDMGPVPVRVAEVEQGEFAIELKALGTVTASNTVNVRSRVDGELVKVLFEEGQPVKAGDLLAVIDPRPYQVALQQAQGALQENQAQLKNAELDLQRYKGLYDEDSIAKQTLDTQQALVNQYRGSLQSNQASVATAKLNLDFTQIRAPISGRLGLRQLDIGNLVSGGDTTPLVVITQTDPISVIFTIPEGDLPAVLQRRRDGTTLAVEAWDRGERLKLAEGVLESLDNQIDTTTGTVKLKARFDNAEQMLFPNQFVNVRLRVETRDAATIIPSAAVQFGTQGTFVYVVDDANKVSIRSVSIAASDAERSMVSEGVQQGERLVLEGTDRLRDGSEVEVVDPNQAQSPDDAARQPGARQGKRDGSARNDA, via the coding sequence ATGTCGAATGCTTCCTCACCTGCCTCGAACACTTCCCGCCAATGGTTGATCGGTCTGACGCTGCTCGCCGTGCTGATTTTGCTGTTGTGGTGGTTCTGGCCGAGCAAGCCGCAGTCCCAGCAGATGGGTCGTGGCCGCTTTGGTGATATGGGGCCGGTGCCGGTGCGTGTGGCCGAGGTCGAGCAGGGCGAGTTCGCCATCGAGCTCAAGGCGCTCGGCACGGTAACTGCCTCCAACACGGTCAATGTGCGCTCGCGGGTCGACGGCGAGCTGGTCAAGGTGCTGTTCGAGGAAGGTCAGCCGGTCAAGGCCGGTGATCTTCTGGCAGTGATCGATCCGCGCCCTTATCAGGTGGCCCTGCAGCAGGCGCAGGGCGCGCTGCAGGAAAACCAGGCGCAGCTGAAGAATGCCGAGCTGGATCTGCAGCGCTACAAGGGGCTGTACGACGAAGACAGCATCGCCAAGCAGACCCTCGACACCCAGCAGGCGCTGGTCAATCAGTACCGCGGCAGCCTGCAGAGCAATCAGGCGAGCGTCGCCACGGCCAAGCTCAATCTCGACTTCACCCAGATTCGTGCGCCGATTTCAGGCCGTCTCGGCCTGCGTCAACTGGATATCGGCAACCTGGTCAGCGGCGGCGATACCACGCCGCTGGTGGTGATCACCCAGACCGATCCGATTTCGGTGATCTTCACCATTCCCGAAGGCGATCTGCCGGCCGTGCTGCAGCGCAGGCGTGACGGCACCACCCTGGCTGTCGAGGCCTGGGACCGTGGTGAGCGTCTGAAGCTGGCCGAGGGCGTGCTGGAAAGCCTGGACAACCAGATCGACACCACCACCGGCACGGTCAAGCTCAAGGCGCGCTTCGACAATGCCGAGCAGATGCTGTTTCCCAACCAGTTCGTCAACGTGCGCCTGCGCGTGGAAACCCGTGACGCTGCCACCATCATCCCGTCCGCTGCGGTGCAGTTCGGTACCCAGGGCACCTTCGTCTATGTGGTGGATGACGCCAACAAGGTGAGCATTCGCTCGGTCAGCATCGCCGCCAGCGATGCCGAACGCAGCATGGTCAGCGAGGGCGTGCAGCAGGGCGAGCGGCTGGTGCTGGAGGGCACCGACCGTCTGCGTGACGGCAGTGAGGTGGAAGTGGTCGATCCAAATCAGGCGCAGAGCCCTGATGATGCGGCCAGGCAGCCGGGCGCTCGCCAGGGCAAGCGCGATGGCTCCGCACGGAACGACGCATGA